Proteins from a single region of Pseudomonas sp. 10S4:
- a CDS encoding cupredoxin domain-containing protein, whose product MKTRLLAAVCLMLSMPVWAAEVKVDIKEFMFGPKDLIVAVGTKVTWVNDDQIPHTVAETHKVFRSGALDTNDSFSYVFNTPGEFEYFCVLHPQMIGKIVVSQ is encoded by the coding sequence ATGAAAACGCGACTCTTGGCCGCGGTTTGCCTGATGCTGTCGATGCCGGTGTGGGCGGCGGAAGTGAAGGTCGATATCAAGGAATTCATGTTCGGCCCCAAGGATTTGATCGTGGCGGTGGGCACCAAAGTGACGTGGGTTAACGACGACCAGATCCCGCATACCGTGGCAGAAACCCACAAAGTGTTCCGCTCGGGAGCGCTGGACACCAATGACAGCTTTTCCTACGTGTTCAACACGCCGGGGGAGTTTGAGTATTTCTGTGTGCTGCACCCGCAGATGATCGGGAAGATTGTGGTCAGCCAATAA
- a CDS encoding ribonuclease T2 family protein yields the protein MKKLYAAIAILAITFGNIGLSSARQSHQGKAPTESVAGVFDYYLLTLSWSPTFCLTHKDDTQCSGKGYGFVLHGLWPQYAKGGWPESCPPMVALSPAEQKQGLTLFPTPKLLEHEWSKHGTCSGLGASGYLDVADKAVGAVKIPEQLQPFSTTTHYFQAQEIIDLFRQSNPGIAANGIAVICNGPQLSEVRVCLGKDLGFGACGKGVKTSCRDGDIRVPPSR from the coding sequence ATGAAGAAGCTTTACGCAGCCATCGCAATCCTTGCGATTACTTTCGGCAACATCGGCCTGAGTTCGGCTCGGCAATCACACCAAGGCAAAGCCCCGACCGAGTCGGTGGCGGGGGTGTTCGATTACTACTTGCTGACGCTGTCCTGGTCGCCGACGTTCTGCCTGACTCACAAAGACGACACGCAATGCTCCGGCAAAGGCTACGGCTTTGTGCTTCACGGCCTCTGGCCGCAATACGCCAAGGGTGGCTGGCCGGAGTCGTGCCCGCCAATGGTGGCGTTGTCGCCGGCCGAGCAGAAGCAGGGGCTGACGCTGTTCCCGACGCCCAAGTTGCTTGAGCATGAATGGTCCAAGCACGGCACTTGCAGTGGTCTCGGCGCCTCGGGTTATCTGGACGTGGCGGACAAGGCCGTCGGTGCGGTGAAAATCCCTGAGCAGTTGCAACCCTTCAGCACCACCACCCATTACTTCCAGGCCCAGGAAATCATCGACCTGTTCCGTCAAAGCAATCCCGGGATTGCCGCGAACGGTATCGCGGTGATCTGCAATGGCCCGCAGTTGTCGGAAGTGCGGGTATGCCTGGGCAAGGACCTGGGGTTTGGCGCGTGCGGGAAAGGTGTGAAGACCTCGTGTCGTGACGGCGATATTCGGGTGCCACCGTCGCGCTGA
- a CDS encoding HAD family hydrolase, with translation MTAHPHPTTINTAVFDLGNVLIRWNPRNLYKKLFGDDVEAMETFLAEVCHTAWNEQQDQGRTWQEAIEEAIARHPDQEALIRAYRERWEEMLGGAIEDTVAILDELHANGIRLLALTNWSAETFPIALERFEFLQRFEGILVSGVEGVIKPSPEIFQLLASRYDVDSTRAVFIDDHRPNIEGAQREGFHAVQFFDAAQLRKDLVALGLPLQAG, from the coding sequence ATGACTGCCCACCCTCACCCAACCACCATCAATACCGCCGTTTTCGATCTCGGTAATGTACTTATCCGCTGGAACCCCAGAAACCTTTACAAAAAGTTGTTCGGAGATGACGTCGAGGCCATGGAAACCTTCCTGGCAGAGGTTTGCCACACCGCCTGGAACGAACAACAAGACCAGGGCCGGACCTGGCAGGAAGCGATTGAGGAAGCCATCGCCCGGCATCCGGACCAGGAAGCGCTGATCCGCGCCTACCGCGAACGCTGGGAAGAAATGCTCGGCGGCGCCATCGAAGACACCGTAGCGATCCTTGATGAACTGCACGCCAACGGCATTCGGCTGCTGGCGCTGACCAACTGGTCCGCCGAAACCTTCCCGATTGCCCTTGAGCGTTTCGAGTTTTTGCAGCGATTCGAGGGGATTCTGGTGTCGGGCGTCGAGGGCGTGATCAAGCCTTCACCGGAGATCTTCCAGTTGCTGGCGTCACGCTACGACGTGGATAGTACTCGGGCGGTGTTCATTGATGATCACCGGCCAAACATTGAAGGGGCGCAGCGCGAAGGATTTCACGCGGTGCAGTTCTTCGACGCGGCGCAGTTGCGCAAGGATTTGGTGGCGCTGGGATTGCCGCTTCAAGCAGGCTGA
- a CDS encoding GNAT family N-acetyltransferase — METLLEGNRIILRPLQYTDAEALVRAAADGELWNLTVTIVPSSTTVDSYLKKALDGRDAGSVLPFVIVLKDTGKVIGSTRFWKVDRLNRKLEIGSSWIGASWQKTFVNTEAKYLMLRHAFEVLDCVRVQFITDENNQKSRNAILRLGAQQEGIVRHERIMPDGRKRNSVRFSIIDDEWPLVRQNLEKKLAEYEPR; from the coding sequence ATGGAAACACTCCTGGAAGGCAACCGAATCATCCTGCGCCCGCTTCAATACACCGATGCCGAAGCGCTGGTGCGCGCCGCCGCAGATGGCGAACTGTGGAACCTGACAGTCACCATCGTGCCCTCCTCGACCACCGTCGACAGCTACCTCAAAAAAGCCCTCGACGGACGCGATGCCGGCAGCGTCCTGCCGTTCGTCATTGTGCTCAAGGACACGGGCAAGGTCATCGGCTCGACACGCTTCTGGAAAGTCGACCGGCTCAACCGCAAGCTCGAAATCGGCAGTAGCTGGATCGGCGCCAGTTGGCAGAAAACCTTCGTCAACACCGAAGCCAAGTACCTGATGCTGCGCCATGCCTTCGAAGTGCTCGATTGCGTTCGGGTGCAATTCATCACCGACGAAAACAACCAGAAATCCCGCAACGCGATCCTCAGGCTGGGCGCACAACAGGAAGGCATCGTGCGCCACGAGCGGATCATGCCGGACGGACGCAAACGCAACTCGGTGCGGTTCAGCATCATTGATGATGAGTGGCCACTGGTTAGGCAGAATCTGGAAAAGAAACTGGCTGAATACGAGCCCCGTTAA
- a CDS encoding exodeoxyribonuclease III, translated as MKNLRIATFNVNGLRARLPSLLAWLTREQPDIVCLQELKSVDSAFPAAELEAAGYGAIWHGQSSWNGVAILARDAQPLESRRGLPGDESDTQSRYLEAAVHGVLVGCLYLPNGNPQPGPKFDYKLAWFERLISYAQALQGSEHPVVLAGDYNVVPTDLDIYNTRSWLKDALLQPESRECYQRLLDQGWTDSLRHLYPEDRLYTFWDYFRQHWQTNSGLRIDHLLLNPALSPYLQEAGVDAWVRNEPHASDHAPTWIRLGARKRR; from the coding sequence ATGAAAAATTTGCGAATCGCGACGTTCAACGTCAACGGCTTGCGTGCGCGGTTGCCAAGCCTGCTGGCCTGGCTGACGCGAGAACAACCCGACATCGTCTGCTTGCAAGAGCTCAAATCAGTCGACAGTGCTTTCCCCGCCGCGGAGCTGGAAGCGGCCGGGTACGGTGCGATCTGGCACGGCCAGTCCTCGTGGAATGGCGTGGCGATCCTGGCCCGGGATGCGCAGCCGCTGGAGAGTCGGCGCGGCCTGCCGGGAGACGAAAGCGACACCCAGAGTCGCTACCTCGAAGCGGCGGTTCACGGGGTGCTGGTGGGGTGCCTGTACTTGCCCAATGGCAACCCGCAGCCGGGGCCGAAGTTCGATTACAAACTGGCGTGGTTCGAACGCCTGATCAGTTATGCACAGGCGCTTCAGGGCAGCGAGCATCCGGTGGTGCTGGCCGGCGACTACAACGTGGTGCCCACTGACCTGGACATCTACAACACACGCTCCTGGCTCAAGGACGCGCTGCTGCAACCCGAGAGTCGCGAGTGTTATCAGCGACTGCTGGATCAGGGCTGGACCGATTCCCTGCGTCATCTTTATCCCGAGGATCGTCTCTATACGTTCTGGGATTACTTCCGTCAGCACTGGCAGACAAACTCCGGCTTGCGCATTGATCATCTGCTGCTCAACCCGGCGCTGAGTCCGTACCTGCAAGAGGCTGGCGTCGATGCCTGGGTGCGCAACGAGCCCCATGCCAGCGACCACGCGCCGACGTGGATTCGGCTGGGGGCGCGCAAGCGGCGTTGA
- a CDS encoding arylamine N-acetyltransferase family protein — translation MSEPRLTYLNLYLQRLGFSATPAPTLETLRQLQLRHTGAFPFENLTTLSGEPVLIDLPSVEQKVLHQGRGGYCYELNSLFLALLQDLGFNVRGISGRVVLGQPEGTWTARTHRLSLVTLDGVRYISDVGFGGMVPTAPLMLDTLDEQLTPHETYRIEQHEDGYTLRANVAGEWRAMYVFDLQRQEDIDYTLGNWYVSTHPDSPFNKRLMVSLTGEGWRRTLSDGSFTIHRIGSESERREVRDVDEVIGVLESEFGIRVPPNVHLRQVIERLIEPKEQV, via the coding sequence ATGAGTGAGCCACGCCTGACGTATCTGAACCTATATTTGCAACGCTTGGGTTTCAGCGCTACCCCTGCGCCAACCCTGGAAACCCTGCGTCAACTTCAACTGCGCCACACCGGTGCTTTCCCGTTCGAGAACCTCACCACGTTATCGGGCGAGCCGGTACTGATCGATTTGCCTTCGGTCGAGCAAAAAGTCCTGCACCAGGGGCGCGGTGGTTACTGCTACGAACTGAACAGCTTGTTCCTGGCCTTGCTGCAGGACTTGGGTTTTAACGTTCGCGGTATCAGCGGTCGCGTAGTACTCGGCCAGCCCGAAGGCACGTGGACGGCGCGCACCCACCGCTTGAGCCTGGTGACCCTGGACGGCGTACGCTACATCAGCGACGTCGGCTTCGGCGGCATGGTGCCCACCGCGCCGCTGATGCTCGACACCCTCGACGAACAGCTCACGCCCCACGAGACGTATCGCATCGAACAGCATGAGGACGGCTACACGCTACGCGCCAACGTTGCCGGTGAGTGGCGGGCGATGTACGTCTTCGACCTGCAACGCCAGGAAGACATCGATTACACCCTCGGCAACTGGTACGTCTCGACCCATCCAGATTCGCCGTTTAATAAGCGTTTGATGGTGTCGCTCACCGGGGAGGGGTGGCGGCGGACATTGAGCGACGGCAGTTTCACCATTCACCGGATTGGCAGCGAGAGCGAACGGCGTGAGGTGAGGGATGTGGATGAGGTGATCGGGGTGCTGGAAAGTGAGTTTGGGATTCGGGTGCCGCCGAATGTTCATCTGAGGCAGGTGATCGAGCGTTTGATTGAGCCTAAAGAGCAGGTTTGA
- a CDS encoding BrnT family toxin, whose translation MKPFEIQYDKAKNAANKLKHRGVSLADTESIFDDERALTLPDCDHDEQRWIILGQDAKGRLLVVAYTWRDPNFVRIISARIATKNERRQYKEA comes from the coding sequence ATTAAGCCATTCGAAATTCAGTACGACAAGGCAAAGAACGCGGCCAATAAACTCAAGCATCGAGGCGTCAGCCTTGCGGATACCGAGTCGATATTCGATGACGAGCGAGCCCTGACGCTGCCGGACTGCGATCACGATGAGCAGCGCTGGATCATCCTGGGGCAGGATGCGAAAGGTCGTTTGCTGGTGGTTGCCTACACTTGGCGCGACCCGAATTTCGTTCGAATTATTTCCGCGCGCATCGCCACCAAAAACGAGCGCCGTCAGTACAAGGAGGCATGA
- a CDS encoding amino acid aminotransferase has product MSLFSAVEMAPRDPILGLNEAFNADSRTDKVNLGVGVYCNEEGRIPLLRAVVEAETIRAAQHASRGYLPIDGIAAYDQAVQKLLFGNDSPLIAAGRVITTQAVGGTGALKIGADFLKQLLPNAVVAISDPSWENHRALFETAGFPVQNYRYYDAATHDVNRTGLLADLNALPSGSIIVLHACCHNPTGVDLSPADWNNVLDVVKAKGHVPFLDMAYQGFGDGIHEDAAAVRLFAESGLTFFVSSSFSKSFSLYGERVGALSIVSESKEESARVLSQVKRVIRTNYSNPPTHGASIVAAVLNSPELRAQWEEELAEMRLRIRGMRIQMVEQLAKQAPQRDFSFVGRQRGMFSYSGLTVEQVTRLRNEFGIYALDTGRICVAALNQNNIDVVTKSIVAVI; this is encoded by the coding sequence ATGAGCCTGTTCTCCGCTGTCGAAATGGCACCACGCGATCCAATCCTGGGCCTCAACGAAGCATTCAACGCCGATTCCCGAACCGACAAGGTCAACTTGGGGGTCGGTGTTTATTGCAACGAGGAGGGGCGAATTCCACTCCTGCGCGCCGTTGTCGAAGCCGAGACGATTCGCGCCGCTCAACACGCTTCCCGTGGCTACTTGCCAATCGACGGCATCGCGGCCTACGACCAGGCTGTGCAGAAACTGCTGTTTGGCAATGACTCGCCACTGATCGCTGCCGGCCGTGTCATCACCACCCAAGCCGTTGGCGGCACGGGCGCACTGAAAATCGGTGCCGACTTCCTCAAACAACTGCTGCCGAACGCCGTTGTGGCAATCAGCGACCCGAGCTGGGAAAACCACCGCGCGCTGTTCGAAACCGCCGGTTTCCCGGTGCAGAACTACCGCTACTACGACGCCGCGACCCATGACGTTAACCGTACCGGCCTGCTCGCAGACCTGAACGCCCTGCCGTCCGGCTCGATCATTGTGTTGCACGCTTGCTGCCACAACCCGACCGGCGTTGACCTGAGCCCCGCCGACTGGAACAACGTTCTGGACGTGGTGAAAGCCAAAGGTCACGTGCCGTTCCTCGACATGGCCTACCAGGGCTTTGGCGATGGCATCCACGAAGACGCCGCCGCTGTGCGCCTGTTCGCTGAGTCGGGCCTGACCTTCTTCGTGTCCAGCTCGTTCTCCAAATCGTTCTCGCTGTACGGCGAGCGCGTTGGCGCCCTGTCGATCGTCAGCGAATCGAAAGAAGAAAGCGCGCGCGTGCTGTCGCAAGTCAAACGCGTGATCCGCACCAACTACTCCAACCCGCCGACCCACGGTGCAAGCATCGTCGCCGCTGTGCTGAACAGCCCGGAACTGCGCGCGCAGTGGGAAGAGGAACTGGCCGAAATGCGCCTGCGGATTCGCGGCATGCGCATCCAGATGGTTGAGCAACTGGCGAAGCAAGCTCCGCAGCGCGATTTCAGCTTTGTCGGTCGTCAACGCGGCATGTTTTCCTACTCCGGCCTGACGGTTGAGCAAGTCACCCGCCTGCGCAACGAGTTCGGCATCTACGCTCTGGACACCGGCCGCATCTGCGTGGCCGCGCTGAACCAGAACAATATCGACGTGGTGACGAAGTCCATCGTTGCGGTGATCTGA
- a CDS encoding MDR family MFS transporter, whose translation MMSVMLGAFMAVLDIQITNSSLKDIQGALSATLEEGSWISTSYLVAEIIMIPLTAWLVQLLSARRLAVWVSLGFLGASLLCSMAWSLESMIVFRALQGFTGGALIPLAFTLTLIKLPEHHRAKGMAMFAMTATFAPSIGPTIGGWLTENWGWQYIFYINIPPGLIMIAGLMYGLEKKESHWELLKSTDYMGILTLGVGLGCLQVFLEEGHRKDWLESSLIVTLGSIALFSLITFVIVQFSKPNPLINLRILGNRNFGLSSISSLGMGVGLYGSIYLLPLYLAQIQNYNALQIGEVIMWMGVPQLFLIPLVPKLMKFISPKWLCTLGFGLFGLASFSSGVLNPDFAGPQFNQIQIIRALGQPLIMVTISLIATAYILPQDAGSASSLFNILRNLGGAIGIALLATLLDARTKTYFDYLRESIVPSNPQVAERMASMADRFGSDTAALGKMSEIVHQQASIMAYNDAFHFVGIALGISMLAVLLTKALPAGLKAGEAH comes from the coding sequence GTGATGAGCGTGATGCTCGGCGCCTTCATGGCCGTGCTCGACATCCAGATCACCAACTCATCGCTCAAGGACATTCAAGGCGCGCTGTCGGCGACCCTGGAGGAAGGCTCGTGGATTTCCACCTCCTACCTGGTGGCGGAAATCATCATGATCCCGCTGACCGCATGGCTGGTGCAGTTGCTCTCGGCGCGACGGTTGGCGGTGTGGGTGTCGCTCGGATTTCTCGGCGCTTCCTTGCTTTGCTCGATGGCCTGGAGCCTGGAGAGCATGATCGTGTTCCGCGCCTTGCAGGGCTTCACCGGCGGCGCGCTGATCCCGCTGGCGTTCACCCTGACGCTGATCAAACTCCCGGAACACCACCGCGCCAAAGGCATGGCGATGTTTGCCATGACCGCCACTTTTGCGCCCTCCATCGGCCCGACTATCGGTGGCTGGCTGACGGAAAACTGGGGCTGGCAGTACATCTTCTACATCAACATCCCACCAGGCCTGATCATGATCGCCGGCCTGATGTATGGCCTGGAGAAGAAGGAATCCCACTGGGAACTGCTTAAAAGCACCGACTATATGGGCATCCTCACCCTCGGCGTCGGGCTGGGCTGTTTGCAGGTATTTCTGGAGGAAGGCCACCGCAAGGACTGGCTGGAATCGAGCCTGATCGTGACTCTGGGCAGCATCGCGCTGTTCAGCCTGATCACCTTTGTCATCGTGCAATTTTCCAAGCCCAACCCGCTGATCAACCTGCGCATCCTGGGCAATCGCAACTTTGGTTTATCGAGTATTTCCAGCCTGGGAATGGGGGTCGGGTTGTACGGCTCGATTTATCTATTGCCGCTGTACCTGGCGCAGATCCAGAACTACAACGCCCTGCAGATCGGCGAAGTGATCATGTGGATGGGCGTGCCGCAGTTGTTCCTGATTCCGCTGGTACCGAAGCTGATGAAGTTCATCTCGCCGAAGTGGCTGTGCACGCTCGGTTTCGGGCTGTTCGGGCTGGCGAGTTTTTCATCAGGCGTGCTGAACCCGGACTTTGCCGGGCCGCAGTTCAATCAGATCCAGATCATCCGCGCACTGGGCCAGCCGCTGATCATGGTGACCATCTCGTTGATCGCCACGGCGTACATCCTGCCCCAGGACGCGGGGTCGGCGTCGAGCCTGTTCAACATCCTGCGTAACCTCGGCGGCGCGATTGGCATCGCCCTCCTCGCGACCTTGCTGGATGCGCGGACCAAGACCTACTTTGATTATTTGCGCGAGTCGATTGTGCCGAGCAACCCGCAGGTCGCCGAGCGTATGGCATCGATGGCAGACCGGTTTGGCAGCGACACGGCGGCGCTGGGCAAGATGAGCGAAATCGTGCACCAGCAAGCGTCGATCATGGCCTACAACGATGCGTTTCACTTTGTCGGGATTGCGCTGGGGATCAGCATGCTTGCGGTGTTGCTGACCAAGGCGTTGCCGGCGGGGTTGAAGGCTGGTGAGGCGCACTAG
- the gltX gene encoding glutamate--tRNA ligase produces the protein MTTVRTRIAPSPTGDPHVGTAYIALFNYCFAKQHGGEFILRIEDTDQLRSTRESEQQIFDALRWLGIDWSEGPDVGGPHGPYRQSERGEIYQKYCQQLVEMGHAFPCFCTAEELDQMRAEQMARGETPRYDGRALLLSAEEVARRLAAGEPHVIRMKVPSEGVCVVPDMLRGDVEIPWDRMDMQVLMKTDGLPTYFLANVVDDALMGVTHVLRGEEWLPSAPKLILLYEYFGWEQPELCYMPLLRNPDKSKLSKRKNPTSVTFYERMGFMPEAMLNYLGRMGWSMPDEREKFSLQEMVDNFDLSRVSLGGPIFDVEKLSWLNGQWLRDLPVEEFASRLQTWALNPEYMMKIAPHVQGRVETFSQVAPLAGFFFAGGVNPDAKLFESKKLSGDQVRQLMQLILWKLESLRQWEKDSITATIQAVVESLELKLRDAMPLMFAAITGQASSVSVLDAMEILGPDLTRFRLRQAIDLLGGVSKKENKEWEKLLGNIAS, from the coding sequence ATGACCACCGTCCGCACGCGCATCGCGCCATCGCCTACCGGGGACCCCCACGTAGGTACCGCTTACATCGCATTGTTCAACTACTGCTTTGCCAAGCAGCATGGCGGTGAGTTCATCCTGCGGATCGAAGACACCGACCAATTGCGTTCGACCCGCGAGTCCGAACAGCAGATCTTCGACGCCCTGCGCTGGTTGGGTATCGACTGGAGCGAAGGCCCGGACGTCGGCGGCCCACACGGTCCATACCGTCAGAGCGAGCGCGGCGAGATCTATCAGAAGTACTGCCAGCAACTGGTTGAAATGGGCCACGCCTTCCCGTGCTTCTGCACCGCCGAAGAACTGGACCAAATGCGCGCCGAGCAAATGGCCCGTGGCGAAACCCCGCGTTACGACGGCCGTGCACTGTTGTTGTCGGCGGAAGAAGTCGCCCGTCGCCTGGCCGCCGGCGAGCCGCATGTGATCCGCATGAAAGTGCCGAGCGAAGGCGTTTGCGTGGTGCCGGACATGCTCCGTGGCGACGTCGAGATCCCGTGGGATCGCATGGACATGCAAGTGCTGATGAAGACCGACGGCCTGCCGACGTACTTCCTGGCCAACGTGGTCGACGACGCGTTGATGGGCGTCACCCACGTGCTGCGCGGCGAAGAATGGCTGCCCTCGGCGCCGAAACTGATCTTGCTGTACGAGTACTTCGGCTGGGAACAACCGGAACTGTGCTACATGCCGCTGCTGCGTAACCCGGACAAGAGCAAGCTGTCCAAACGCAAGAACCCGACCTCGGTGACGTTCTACGAGCGCATGGGCTTCATGCCGGAAGCGATGCTCAACTACCTGGGTCGCATGGGCTGGTCGATGCCGGACGAGCGCGAGAAGTTCTCGCTGCAGGAAATGGTCGACAACTTTGACCTGAGCCGCGTCTCGCTCGGCGGCCCGATCTTCGACGTCGAGAAACTGTCGTGGCTGAACGGCCAGTGGCTGCGGGACTTGCCGGTGGAAGAATTTGCCAGCCGCTTGCAGACCTGGGCGCTGAACCCGGAATACATGATGAAGATCGCACCGCACGTGCAGGGCCGGGTTGAAACCTTCAGCCAGGTTGCGCCGTTGGCCGGGTTCTTCTTCGCGGGTGGCGTGAACCCGGACGCCAAGCTGTTCGAATCCAAGAAGCTCTCGGGCGATCAGGTTCGTCAGTTGATGCAATTGATTCTGTGGAAGCTCGAAAGCCTGCGTCAGTGGGAAAAGGACAGCATCACCGCGACGATTCAAGCGGTGGTCGAGTCCCTGGAGCTGAAGCTGCGTGACGCCATGCCACTGATGTTCGCTGCGATTACAGGCCAGGCCAGTTCGGTGTCGGTGCTTGATGCGATGGAAATCCTCGGCCCGGACCTGACGCGTTTCCGTCTGCGCCAGGCCATCGACTTGCTCGGTGGCGTGTCGAAGAAGGAAAACAAGGAGTGGGAAAAACTGCTGGGCAATATCGCCTCGTAG
- a CDS encoding TetR/AcrR family transcriptional regulator: MNDKKAQTRERILKAASAALIQRGPAEPSVGEVMGAAGLTVGGFYAHFESKDALMLEAFKQLLGQRRGLIADMDAELTGEERRALVAAFYLSRKHRDSTEHACPIPASVGELGRLPDEFRVALNEHVEMMVAQLAASPEDTDKALADMALMVGGLALARALGPGELSDRLLRAAKSAVL, encoded by the coding sequence ATGAACGATAAAAAAGCTCAAACCCGCGAACGCATCCTCAAGGCTGCCAGCGCTGCGCTGATCCAGCGTGGCCCGGCCGAGCCGAGTGTGGGCGAAGTGATGGGTGCGGCCGGTCTGACGGTCGGCGGCTTCTACGCGCACTTTGAAAGCAAGGACGCGCTGATGCTGGAAGCGTTCAAGCAACTGCTCGGCCAGCGCCGAGGCTTGATCGCCGACATGGACGCCGAGTTGACCGGCGAAGAGCGTCGCGCCTTGGTCGCTGCGTTCTACCTGTCGCGTAAACACCGCGATTCCACCGAGCACGCGTGCCCGATCCCGGCTTCAGTCGGTGAGCTGGGACGTCTGCCGGACGAATTCCGTGTGGCGTTGAATGAGCACGTGGAAATGATGGTCGCGCAATTGGCGGCCAGCCCGGAAGACACCGATAAAGCCCTGGCTGACATGGCCTTGATGGTCGGTGGTTTGGCTCTGGCGCGGGCGCTGGGGCCAGGTGAGTTGTCCGATCGACTGCTGCGCGCCGCCAAATCAGCGGTGCTATGA
- a CDS encoding alpha/beta fold hydrolase: MSTLKWVRGVNGTLGWFAPKLVASKMRLAFMTPRTFAPRDWELPLLAKSERITLRFGLSALRWGQGPAVLLMHGWEGRPTQFASLITALVEAGYTVVALDGPAHGRSPGREANVVLFARAMLEAAAELPPLQAVIGHSMGGASAMLAVQLGLRTETLVTIAAPARILGVLRGFARYVRLPPKARSAFIRQVEKDVGMRAATLDVAHYQLDMPGLIVHAEDDCFVSAKEAQLIHEAWFDSRLLRLEEGGHQRVLADPRVIDGVLSLLAGRSLQARQLA, from the coding sequence ATGAGCACGTTAAAGTGGGTTCGTGGCGTTAATGGCACCTTAGGCTGGTTCGCACCAAAACTGGTCGCAAGCAAAATGCGACTGGCGTTCATGACACCGCGCACATTTGCGCCCCGTGACTGGGAGTTGCCGCTGCTGGCGAAATCCGAGCGGATCACCTTGCGGTTCGGCCTCTCGGCTTTGCGCTGGGGGCAGGGCCCGGCGGTCTTGTTGATGCACGGTTGGGAAGGGCGGCCCACCCAATTCGCCAGCCTGATCACCGCGCTTGTGGAAGCTGGCTACACCGTGGTGGCGCTGGACGGTCCGGCCCACGGTCGCTCCCCAGGTCGCGAAGCCAATGTGGTGCTGTTCGCCCGGGCCATGCTCGAAGCGGCCGCTGAGTTGCCGCCTCTGCAAGCGGTCATCGGCCACTCCATGGGCGGCGCCAGTGCGATGCTCGCGGTGCAATTGGGTTTGCGCACCGAGACCCTGGTGACGATTGCCGCTCCGGCACGGATTCTAGGTGTATTGCGTGGTTTCGCCCGCTATGTACGACTACCACCGAAAGCCCGCTCGGCGTTCATTCGCCAAGTCGAGAAAGACGTCGGCATGCGCGCCGCCACCCTGGATGTCGCGCACTATCAACTCGATATGCCGGGGTTGATCGTCCACGCCGAAGACGATTGCTTTGTGTCCGCCAAGGAAGCCCAACTGATCCACGAAGCCTGGTTCGACAGTCGCCTGTTGCGCCTGGAGGAGGGTGGTCATCAGCGCGTGCTGGCGGACCCTCGGGTGATTGATGGGGTGCTATCACTGCTGGCCGGCCGCAGCCTTCAGGCGCGGCAATTGGCCTGA
- a CDS encoding tRNA dihydrouridine synthase, with protein MQIALAPMEGLVDNILRDVLTRVGGIDWCVTEFIRINDQLLTPAYYHKFGPELLSGARTASGVPLRVQLLGSDPVCLAENAALACELGSEVIDLNFGCPAKTVNKSRGGAVLLKEPELLNQIVEHVRRAVPAHIPVTAKMRLGFDSPDGALVCATALAEGGAAHIVVHARTKTDGYKPPAHWEWIPRVQDVVKVPVFANGDIWSVEDWRRCREISGVEDIMLGRGLVSRPDLARQIAAARAGEEVVEMTWAELLPLIQDFWLQAKAQMTPRQSPGRLKQWLAMLTRNYPEAVELFTVLRRETELDHVSRLLGLKVAQAA; from the coding sequence ATGCAAATTGCTTTGGCGCCCATGGAGGGGTTGGTCGACAACATCCTGCGGGACGTGCTCACCCGCGTCGGCGGTATCGATTGGTGTGTAACCGAATTCATTCGGATCAACGATCAACTGCTCACGCCGGCCTATTACCACAAGTTCGGTCCTGAACTGCTGAGCGGTGCGCGAACCGCGTCCGGTGTGCCATTGCGTGTGCAATTGCTTGGCTCCGACCCGGTGTGCCTGGCGGAAAACGCGGCGCTGGCCTGCGAGCTGGGCTCGGAAGTCATCGACCTGAACTTCGGCTGTCCGGCCAAGACCGTCAACAAGTCCCGTGGCGGTGCAGTGCTGCTCAAAGAACCCGAGCTGCTCAACCAAATTGTCGAACACGTCCGTCGTGCCGTGCCCGCACACATCCCGGTCACCGCCAAGATGCGCCTCGGCTTCGATAGCCCGGATGGCGCGCTGGTCTGCGCCACGGCCCTGGCCGAGGGTGGCGCGGCGCACATCGTGGTGCATGCGCGGACCAAGACCGATGGCTACAAACCGCCGGCCCACTGGGAGTGGATTCCACGGGTACAGGACGTGGTCAAGGTGCCGGTGTTCGCCAATGGCGACATCTGGAGCGTCGAAGACTGGCGTCGTTGCCGCGAAATCAGCGGTGTCGAAGACATCATGCTCGGTCGTGGCCTGGTGTCGCGCCCGGACTTGGCCCGGCAAATCGCCGCCGCGCGAGCCGGCGAAGAAGTGGTCGAGATGACCTGGGCCGAGCTACTGCCACTGATCCAGGACTTTTGGCTGCAAGCCAAGGCACAAATGACTCCGCGCCAATCGCCGGGTCGCTTGAAGCAATGGCTGGCAATGTTGACCCGCAACTATCCCGAAGCAGTGGAGCTGTTCACCGTGCTGCGGCGTGAGACCGAACTGGATCATGTCTCGCGTTTGCTGGGTTTGAAAGTCGCGCAAGCGGCCTGA